CGTCGCTCCGAACACAAAGAATTTGTTACTGGGATGAGCAGAACGCGCCATGCGAGACGACGACCGCGGCTGTCCGAAGTGTGGACACGAAGAGACCGAGATGGACGAGATCTCCACGACCGGCAGCGGAATGTCACGTTTCTTCGACATCCAGAACCGCCGGTTCATCGTCGTGAGCTGTACGAGTTGTGGCTACTCCGAACTGTATCGCGGCCAGTCTTCCGGTGAGATCGTCGACCTCTTCCTCGGGTAGAACGACCGGGTTCGCCAGCAAAACTGTAAACAGTTATCCGGCTGGGAGCGCAATCCACCGACAAGATGGCCAAGGACGTAAAGCCCACCCGCAAGAACCTGATGGAGATCGAAGACCGCATCGAACTCTCCGAACGCGGGCACGGCACCCTCGAGAAGAAACGGGACGGGCTGATCATGGAGTTCATGGACATCCTGGACAAGGCCCAGGACGTCCGTGGCGACCTCGCCGACGACTACGAGCAGGCCCAGAAGAAGATCAACATGGCACGCGCCATGGAGGGCGACGTCGCGGTTCGCGGGGCTGCAGCCGCACTCCAGGAACACCCCGAGATCACCACTGAATCGAAGAACATCATGGGCGTCGTCGTCCCACAGATCGAATCCTCGCGCGTCTCCAAGAGCCTCGACGAACGCGGCTACGGTATCATGGGCACCTCCGCCCGCATCGACGAGGCCGCAGAAGCCTACGAGGACCTCCTCGAGAGCATCATCCTCGCCGCCGAGGTCGAGACGGCGATGAAGAAGATGCTCCGCGAGATCGAAACGACGAAGCGCCGCGTCAACGCACTCGAATTCAAACTCCTGCCCGAACTCTACGACAGCCAGGAGTACATCGAGCAGAAACTCGAGGAGCAGGAACGCGAGGAGACGTTCCGCTTGAAGAAGATCAAGGACAAGAAAGAGCAAGAGGAGAAAGAAGCCGAACAGGAAACGACAGAAGACGAGGAGGAACCGGTCGAACAGGCCGCTGCGGGTGGCGTCGCCGGCGGAAACTAGTCGCCGATGTCCTGTTCGGAGTGTGGATCGCCGACGATCGACTTTTCCCTTCCCGAGCGGTACCGGGCGTCTCTCTCGACGGACGCCGCCGTCGCGAACTGTTGTACGCGCTGTCTAACTGTCGAACCAGTTACGGACGCCGACACCGACGCGTCGACTCCCGAGTTCGGCCGGATCAGCGACGCCGTTCCGACCGATCAGGAGCAAGCGATCCCACTCCTGCTGGCGCTCGAACTCGCCGATTCACTCGCGACGAACCGAGACGCGATCGAATCGCTACTTCGGGACGTCGAACGGGCAGGCGCGGATCCGTTACTCGCGATCGATCGACTCGCGCGTGACCCCGACCTCGAGCCGCGGGTCGACCTCGAGAGGCGGAGTCACCAGATCGAACAGCTGTTGTACTATAGTAACAACTGAAACTGTTTGCACACCGATCGCACCGCCGTCGTGCGATCGGGTGCACACTGACTTTCAGTGGCTACTATAGAAGAGAGCTAGTCGAGCCCGTTACTTCGCGGTCGGCGTTACGTTCTCGCCGATCGCCTGTTTGACCTGTAACGCCGCGGTCGCAGCCAGACCGCGGGCGACCTCGTCGCGTTCGTCAGCCGTGATAATCTCCTCGGAGACGTCCTCGAGGTCGGGAGTGAAGCCGGCACTGACCGCGTGGCCGACCGGCGGTCGAACGGCGACGGTCACCTGCGGGCCACCGACGCCGGTCGAGACGTCCGAGTCGACGACGTACTCGTTCGGGAGGTACTCGCGCGTGCGCGCGGCGATCCGCGTCACGTCCCGGTGGAGCAGCCGCTTTTGCGTCCTCGAGAGGTCCGGAACGTCGACCGAGGCACGCTGACCAGCGGCTGTTTCACCCGGCAGCCCGGCATACGGCGTATTTCCGTTCATGAGAAGTCTGTACACTAACAAAGTGCCGATGAGTGAAAAGGGTTGGCCTCGATGCACTTGCGCCCGGAATTACAGCAGCGGGTCGCTGTCGCCGTAAACCGCGACGACGACTGCTGTCGTGTAGGTGCCCGAGTCGGCCTGTCCGTTCTCGACTGCGACCTGCGTTTCGTCGAACTCCCAGTCGCGTAGCTCCTGGCCAGTGGCGATTCCTTCACGGACTCGTCGCTCGACGTCTTCGGGGTCGATCTCGCCGGCAGCCTCGTAGAAGAGTCCGGGTCCGAGTTTCGACGCGGAGTCGTCGGACCGGGACTGTGACCACGCAAGTGCGGCGCTGACGCTTCCCGGGCCGGCGGTCGTCGCTCGCGCCTCGACCACGGTCAGCCGCTCTCCTGCCGGCCCGAGATCAGGTGCGGTGCCGACGGCCTCGACGTCGACGCCAGCCGGGATCACCGAGGAGACAGAGACGAGATTGTAGTTCTCGATGCCAGCGTCCGCAAGCGCGGCGTCGTAGGACGACATCGCAGTCGGCGCAGAGGCAGAACCCCAGACGACTCGAATCGTGCTCATGGTCGCTCTCGGGGATCGACGGCGTAAGGAGTTGCGGTTCGAGAGCGAAAAGAGAGGCTACTGGTAGAAATAGCCGGCCGACGAAATCACGTCGCTCGAGTCGTCGTCTTCCAGTTTCTCCAGTGCATCCACGAAGTCCTCGTGGCGGACCTCGTCGCGTTCGTTGCGGATGGCGAACATGCCGGCCTCGGTTGCGAGGCTCTCGACGTCGGCACCGGAGTAGCCCTCGGTCTCGTCGGCGAGGTCGCCGAAGTCGATCTCGTCGGAGACGTTCATGCCACGGGTGTGGATCTCGAGGATCTGCTCGCGGCCGTCGCGATCGGGTTCGGGGACTTCGATGAGGCGGTCGAACCGGCCCGGACGCAGGATAGCGCGGTCGAGCATGTCGAAGCGGTTGGTCGCGGCGATGATTCGGATCTCGCCGCGGGCCTCGAAGCCGTCCATCTCGGAGAGCAGTTGCATCATGGTTCGCTGGACCTCGGCGTCGCCGGAGGTCTTCGACTCCGAGCGGGTGGTCGCGATGGCGTCGATTTCGTCGATGAAGATGATGGCGGGTTCGCGCTCGCGGGCCATCTCGAAGAGGTCGCGGACGAGTCGCGAGCCCTCGCCGATGAACTTGCGGACGAGTTCGGAACCAGCCATCTTGATGAAGGTGGCGTCGGTCTTGTTCGCGACCGCTTTCGCGAGCATCGTCTTCCCGGTTCCCGGCGGGCCGTACAGAAGGACGCCGCTTGGCGGGTCGATGCCGACCTCTTCGAACCGTTCGGGTTCGGCGAGTGGCTGTTCGACGGCTTCGCGAACCTCCCGGACCTGCTCGTTGATGCCGCCGATGTCCTCGTAGCTGACCTCCGGCCGCTCCGTGATCTCCATCGACTGGGCGCGGGCGTCGGTCTCCGCCTCCAGCACCGTCTGGATTGCAAAGGAGTCGTTGACAGCGACGCGGTCGCCGGCCTCGACGCGGTCGACGATTCGCGGAGAGACCTCGGTGAGGACCTCCTGGTTGTTGCCGTGCTGTTTGACGACGACCTCGCCGTCGTCGTCCATCACGTCCTCGACGGTCGCGATGTACAGCGACGAACTCTTGAGCGTCTCGTTTTCCCGTTCGACGCGATCGACCTTCTCCCGGAGGCGGCCGCGGCGGTCTTCGGCCTCCTCGAGCTGGGTCGAGAGCTGTTCGTTGACGTCCACGAGATCTTCGAAGTGGCCCCTGAGCGCCTCGAGCCGCTCGTCTTCGGGGAGATCGGGATCGATATCGCGATGAGGTCGGTCGGGAATAGACGGGCTTCGAGACATCCTGACGTTCCCGGGTACGGGGCCCACGATAAATGTGCCTTTGGGTCCCGGTCGGTTTTCGGGGAGGGCGAGATAGTTCCAGTAGCGAATTAGTCGCGGTCGGTTTGCTCCGCCTTCAGTTGTCGGGCGACGTCTCGGACGCGTTGCTCGTGCTCAGCCGAGAGTCCTGTCTGCTGGGCACTCTCGAGTTGTGAATCGACGACTGCGTTCTGTTGCGGGCCCCAGACCTCGGGTGGATTCTCGGTAATGTAGTCGACCCAGTCCGTGACGGCGGCTAATCGCTCTTCGTCGATTCGTTCGTGTTTCGCCGCCAATCTCTCAAATTTCTCTGAGTCGCTCATACGTATCGAGAACGTCCAGTTCGGTAGCCCAGTGTTCGAGGTCCGTCTCCCTAAGCGTTTCTCCGAAGAGCGAATAGAGGTGAGCGGCGTCTTCGAAATCTTTCTGCCCGCCCAGGTAGAGTTTGTACGCGATCTGAAGTTCGAGCGGACCGATTGGGATCGTCTCACCGGCAACCCGTGCTTCGATCGCGTTCGAGAGCGAGGCACGGTCGAATTCGTCAGTCGGGAACTTCACTTCCAGATGTGGCGTCGTTTGCCCGTCCGGGGCGACCCAGATGTTCGTCCCTTCGGAAAGATTTCCGTACATCTCCTCGAGCGGCATCGCCGGCCCCCAATAGTCGGCATCTCGGAGTTCTTCGACTACCGTCTCGATTTCGGTCTCAGAGAGCGGTTCGACGAGTACGTCGATGTCGTCCGTCGCTCGTGGACGGCCAGTGAGAATAGCGAGGTAGCCCGCAATGTAAACATGTTCGACGTCGAGATCGGATAGAACTGCGGAGAAGTCGATAGCGAGTTCATCGAGAGCGTTAGGTTCGCGATCAACGACGAGTGTATCGCCGCGAAGTTCGATTCCGCTCATCGTCGGTACTTGTGTGACGTCGTCAATAAGTGTGTACTACAGTTGGGGATCGGGTCAGCGTGTCATACGGATTGCTGTAACGATTTACCGGCGCAACCGCCGCCCGGGTCGCGGTTGCGCCGGAAATGACTTACAGTAAACCGTATCAGCCCAGCAGCGACTCCATCTCCTCGAGTCGCTGCCCGTACGTCTCGAGTGCACGCTCGATCGGTTCCGAACTGCTCATGTCGACGCCAGCAGTCTGCAGCAACTCGAGCGGGTACTCGCGAGAGCCCTGCCGGAGGAACTCGAGGTAGTCTTTGGCTGCGGTCTCGCCTTCTTCGAAGATACGGTCGGTGATCGCGAGCGCGGCGGAGATGCCGGTCGAGTACTGGTAGACGTAAAAGGCCCGGTAGAAGTGCGGGATGCGCATCCACTCGCGGGCGATGCGGTCGTCGACGGCTGCTGGTTCGTAGTACTCCGCCTTCAGGTCTCCGAAGAGTTCATCCAGTCGGTCGGCGGTGAGGGGTTCGCCTTCTTCCTCGAGTCGGTGGGCCTCGTGTTCGAACTCGGCGAACAGGGTCTGGCGGTAGAGCGTCGAGCGAACGCGCTCGAGGAATTCGTTGAGGACGGCCTTGCGGAACTCGGGATTGTCGACGGTCTCGAGCAGGTGGTTCGTCAGCAAGGCCTCGTTGACGGTGCTTGCGACCTCGGCGACGAAGATTTCGTAGCTCGAGTAGACGTACGGCTGCTGTTCTTTCGTGAACTGGGAGTGCATCGAGTGGCCGAGTTCGTGGGCCAGCGTGTACATCGAGGCGACGTCGTCCTGGTAGTTCATCAGGATAAACGGCTGGGTGTCGTAGGTGCCACTAGAGTAGGCTCCCGACTGTTTGCCCTCGTTCTCGTAGACGTCGACCCAGCGCGACTCGAGGCCCTCGGCGACGCGGGACTGGTATTCTTCGCCCAGTGGTTCCAGTGCGTCGACGACGTATTCGGTTGCCTGGTCGTACTCGAGGTCGGGGCCCTCGTCGCCGGTCAGGGGCATGTAGAGGTCCCACATCTGGAGGTCGTCGACCTCGAGGGCCTCGCGTTTCAGTTCCGCGTGGTGGTGGAGCTTCTCGAGGTTGTCGTTGACGGTTTCGACGAGGTTGTCGTAGACGGAGACGGGGACGTTCGGACCGTCGAGCGCGGCTTCGCGGGCGGTGTCGTAGTTGCGCGCCTGCGCCGTCTTGACGTCTGCCTTGACGCTGTTCTTGTAGGCCGCGGCGACGGTGTTTCGCATGGACTCCCACTCGTCGAAGTAGTTCTCGTAGACGCGCTGGCGGAACTCCCGGTCGGGGCGTTTGAGCAGGTTGGTGAAGTTGCTCTGGGTGATCTCGACGGCATCTCCGTCGGGGTCTTCGACAGTGGGGAACTCCATGTCCGCGTTCGAGAGCATGTTGTAGACCTCCCCGGTCGCACCCGTGACCTCGCTCAGGTCCGCGAGCAGTTCCTCGACCTCCGCCGACCGCGTGTGCGGTTTCATCCGGAGCACGTCGTCGACGTAGTGGTCGTACGTCTCGAGGTCGGATACGTCGTCGATCATCTCGTCGAACTCCTCGCGGGTCAGTTCCTGCAGTTCGGGTTCGATGAACGACGACGCAGACTGGGCGTCGGCCGCGAGCGACTGTGAACGGGCAGTCAGCGCCTGATAGTGCTGGTCCGTGGTGTCCTCGTCCCGTCGCATTCGGGCGTAGGCCGCGACGGTCGACACCTCGCGCATGATCTCGTCGCGCAGCTCCAGCACCGACAGCAACGTCTCGGCGTCGTCGGTAACCTGTCCCTCGTAGTTCGAGAGTTCCTCGACGCGTTCGGCGACGTTCTCGTAGGCCTCCTCCCAGTCGTCGTCGGTCGCGTAGATGCTCTCGAGATCCCAGGTGTACTCCTCGTCGATTTCCGAGCGTTCGGGGACTGAACTCATAGCACGTGCTTCGAAACGAAAGTGGTAAAACGTATCGGACGACGAGCGCAGCCACTCGGCCGTCGACGTTTGTCAAGACCTACGGAAGGCTCTCTGGCGGACGACGTCACGGCATAGAGATGGTGACGTCGGCCGTCGCAACGGTTTCGCCGTCGGATCGGACGTCGATGGTCACGCTGTTTTGGTCCGGATGAATCCAGTCCCAGTGGATGTCGGCCGTCTCCGTCTGATTCGGTGGCACGACCAGTTCGTCTTTCGGCGTGGTTTTCTCTTCGTCCCCGTCGAAGGTGAGGGTTATTCGAGTCACTCGTAGCGGCGTATCACTCCGATTTTTGATGCGTACTTCGAACGTCTCGACGGCGTATTTCGTCCCGCGTTCGTCGAGTTCCAAGCGAGTATCCACGATTTCGGCTCTCGAACGCGATTCGCCGGGGATGGAGGGGGACTCTTTCAGCGGATCCGACGACGTAGGCATGCTTCGTTTGGTGCCGTCGCCGGACGGCTCGCCGTCCGGAGCGAATTTGGTGAAACACCTGTAACACCGGTAGTATCTCTCGGACGGTGGAAACATCGCCCCACCCGTCCGAATCCTCCCCACGAGGAACCTGCTCTCGCAGTTCGGACACGACGGCCTTCCGAGTACCATACCCAAAGGTAATCTCGAGTACGTATGGGTTTTTGGAAAGTGACTGTCATCGAACGAAACCGGCTCTCGCCGTCGGCGGGCGGCAGGCGTTCGCTCGACGATCCTCAGTCGGTGTGCAAACAGGTTCGGTGGCTCCTGTAGCCGCCGGGATTCGTGACCATCAACGTATTCTGTCCGAGCGTGTACGAACGTGTATGGACGACGGATTCGCTGACGACGAACGTCTCGAGCGGGCGCTCGGTCGAGCCTGGCGTGACGACCTGCCGTGGGAGTTGCTGACCGAACTGACGCAACTCCCACACCGAATGGGTGGCTCCGAGCACGAAGCGCGTGCGGCCGAAATCGTCGCCGAGACGTTTGCGGAAGCAGGCCTCGAGGACGTCGAACAGCGGGAGTTCCCGATGCACCACTGGCAGCGAGGTCACACCGAATTCGAGGTGGTACGCGAGGACGGCCCCGATCGTACGTTCGCGGCGATTGCGCTTCCATACTCGCCTGCTGGCGACGTCGAGGGCCCGCTGGTCGACGTCGGCTACGGTACGCCCGAGGAGATCGCCGAGGCCGATCTCGAGGGGGGAATCGCCGTCGCGAGCACGACCACGCCCGCCGAGAAGCGGTTCGTTCACCGCATGGAGAAGTTCGGCCACGCCGTCGACGCCGGTGCGGAAGCGTTCGTCTTCGTCAATCACGTCGACGGGCAGCTTCCGCCGACGGGTGCACTCGAGTTCGCCGGCGAAGCAATTGCGCCGGGGATCGGCGTCAGCGCGGAGACTGGCGACTGGCTCAGGGAGTACGCCGAACGCGGAGCCCACGGCCGAATTACGGTCGATGCGACAACCGACGAGGGCTCGAGTCGCAACGTCACCGGCGTCGTCGGTCCCGACACCGACGAAGAGATTCTCGTGGTCGCTCACTACGACAGCCACGACGTCGCCGAAGGCGCACTCGACAACGGCTGCGGGATCGCGACGGTCGCCGGCGCAGCGTCGACCCTCTCGGAAGTCGCCGACGAACTCGACCGTCGGGTCCGGATCGCCGGCGTCGGCTGCGAGGAGATCGGGCTGCTCGGCGCGGAGGCGCTGGCCGAGGGCCTCGACCTCGAGTCGGTCCGCGCGGTGGTCAACGTCGACGGTGCTGGCCGGTTCCGGAACCTGGTAGCGATGACCCACGGCTCCGACGATCTCGGTAACCTGGCGGAGCGGGTAACTGACGCGGCCGGGCAACCGGTCGTCCGCGACGACGACCCCCATCCGTTCAGCGATCACTGGCCGTTCCTCCGGGCGGGCGTCCCGGCGCTGCAACTGCACAGCGATCCACCGGAGGGCGGCGAACGCGGCCGTGGCTGGGGCCACACTGCAGCCGACACGCGGGACAAGGTTGACCCGCGAAATCTGCGGGAACACGCCATGCTGACGGCACTGCTGGTGCTCGAGTTGACGGACGAGGACGAATCGGTCTCGCGGATCGACGTTGCGGATCTGCGGGAGAAATTACGAGCGCAGGACTACGAGCCGGGAATGCGAGCCGCTGGAATCTGGCCCGACGGCTGGAACAGTTAGAACGGCGTATCCGGCGGCACGTCCCGCGAAGACCCCTCTCCCAGACCGTCGAAGCCGGTCGTGACAGCGACCGAATCGATCGCCTCGACGTCTCCCGGAAGCCGTCGCTGGATCGCCTGGGTCGTCATCGGACTCACGCCACAGCCGGTACACGCGCCACTGAGGTTGATCTCGACGTGACCTGCCTCTACGTCGACGTCGACGATCGAGAAGTCACCGCCGTGGCCCTGGATCTGCGGAAAGTTTCGCGCGAGAAACGACGAGACGTCGTTTCGAACCTCGTCTTCGCGGTCCGCGTCGGCGCGCCGGGAATCACTCATGTGAGTCGAGAGGGACTCGAGCGTGGTATACCTGTCTCTCCACCTACCCGCGCATCTCGGCGTCGACCGCCGTCCGAACGACTCGAGCGACGCCGAGCATGACGGCGAAACAGCCGGCGAAGACGAG
This region of Natronobacterium texcoconense genomic DNA includes:
- a CDS encoding zinc ribbon domain-containing protein; protein product: MRDDDRGCPKCGHEETEMDEISTTGSGMSRFFDIQNRRFIVVSCTSCGYSELYRGQSSGEIVDLFLG
- a CDS encoding V-type ATP synthase subunit D codes for the protein MAKDVKPTRKNLMEIEDRIELSERGHGTLEKKRDGLIMEFMDILDKAQDVRGDLADDYEQAQKKINMARAMEGDVAVRGAAAALQEHPEITTESKNIMGVVVPQIESSRVSKSLDERGYGIMGTSARIDEAAEAYEDLLESIILAAEVETAMKKMLREIETTKRRVNALEFKLLPELYDSQEYIEQKLEEQEREETFRLKKIKDKKEQEEKEAEQETTEDEEEPVEQAAAGGVAGGN
- a CDS encoding DUF6276 family protein, translated to MSCSECGSPTIDFSLPERYRASLSTDAAVANCCTRCLTVEPVTDADTDASTPEFGRISDAVPTDQEQAIPLLLALELADSLATNRDAIESLLRDVERAGADPLLAIDRLARDPDLEPRVDLERRSHQIEQLLYYSNN
- a CDS encoding DUF5811 family protein encodes the protein MNGNTPYAGLPGETAAGQRASVDVPDLSRTQKRLLHRDVTRIAARTREYLPNEYVVDSDVSTGVGGPQVTVAVRPPVGHAVSAGFTPDLEDVSEEIITADERDEVARGLAATAALQVKQAIGENVTPTAK
- a CDS encoding pyruvoyl-dependent arginine decarboxylase; the protein is MSTIRVVWGSASAPTAMSSYDAALADAGIENYNLVSVSSVIPAGVDVEAVGTAPDLGPAGERLTVVEARATTAGPGSVSAALAWSQSRSDDSASKLGPGLFYEAAGEIDPEDVERRVREGIATGQELRDWEFDETQVAVENGQADSGTYTTAVVVAVYGDSDPLL
- the pan2 gene encoding proteasome-activating nucleotidase Pan2; this translates as MSRSPSIPDRPHRDIDPDLPEDERLEALRGHFEDLVDVNEQLSTQLEEAEDRRGRLREKVDRVERENETLKSSSLYIATVEDVMDDDGEVVVKQHGNNQEVLTEVSPRIVDRVEAGDRVAVNDSFAIQTVLEAETDARAQSMEITERPEVSYEDIGGINEQVREVREAVEQPLAEPERFEEVGIDPPSGVLLYGPPGTGKTMLAKAVANKTDATFIKMAGSELVRKFIGEGSRLVRDLFEMAREREPAIIFIDEIDAIATTRSESKTSGDAEVQRTMMQLLSEMDGFEARGEIRIIAATNRFDMLDRAILRPGRFDRLIEVPEPDRDGREQILEIHTRGMNVSDEIDFGDLADETEGYSGADVESLATEAGMFAIRNERDEVRHEDFVDALEKLEDDDSSDVISSAGYFYQ
- the pepF gene encoding oligoendopeptidase F, with translation MSSVPERSEIDEEYTWDLESIYATDDDWEEAYENVAERVEELSNYEGQVTDDAETLLSVLELRDEIMREVSTVAAYARMRRDEDTTDQHYQALTARSQSLAADAQSASSFIEPELQELTREEFDEMIDDVSDLETYDHYVDDVLRMKPHTRSAEVEELLADLSEVTGATGEVYNMLSNADMEFPTVEDPDGDAVEITQSNFTNLLKRPDREFRQRVYENYFDEWESMRNTVAAAYKNSVKADVKTAQARNYDTAREAALDGPNVPVSVYDNLVETVNDNLEKLHHHAELKREALEVDDLQMWDLYMPLTGDEGPDLEYDQATEYVVDALEPLGEEYQSRVAEGLESRWVDVYENEGKQSGAYSSGTYDTQPFILMNYQDDVASMYTLAHELGHSMHSQFTKEQQPYVYSSYEIFVAEVASTVNEALLTNHLLETVDNPEFRKAVLNEFLERVRSTLYRQTLFAEFEHEAHRLEEEGEPLTADRLDELFGDLKAEYYEPAAVDDRIAREWMRIPHFYRAFYVYQYSTGISAALAITDRIFEEGETAAKDYLEFLRQGSREYPLELLQTAGVDMSSSEPIERALETYGQRLEEMESLLG
- a CDS encoding M28 family peptidase; this translates as MDDGFADDERLERALGRAWRDDLPWELLTELTQLPHRMGGSEHEARAAEIVAETFAEAGLEDVEQREFPMHHWQRGHTEFEVVREDGPDRTFAAIALPYSPAGDVEGPLVDVGYGTPEEIAEADLEGGIAVASTTTPAEKRFVHRMEKFGHAVDAGAEAFVFVNHVDGQLPPTGALEFAGEAIAPGIGVSAETGDWLREYAERGAHGRITVDATTDEGSSRNVTGVVGPDTDEEILVVAHYDSHDVAEGALDNGCGIATVAGAASTLSEVADELDRRVRIAGVGCEEIGLLGAEALAEGLDLESVRAVVNVDGAGRFRNLVAMTHGSDDLGNLAERVTDAAGQPVVRDDDPHPFSDHWPFLRAGVPALQLHSDPPEGGERGRGWGHTAADTRDKVDPRNLREHAMLTALLVLELTDEDESVSRIDVADLREKLRAQDYEPGMRAAGIWPDGWNS
- a CDS encoding NifU family protein, whose amino-acid sequence is MSDSRRADADREDEVRNDVSSFLARNFPQIQGHGGDFSIVDVDVEAGHVEINLSGACTGCGVSPMTTQAIQRRLPGDVEAIDSVAVTTGFDGLGEGSSRDVPPDTPF